Proteins from a genomic interval of Lolium perenne isolate Kyuss_39 chromosome 1, Kyuss_2.0, whole genome shotgun sequence:
- the LOC127327636 gene encoding phospholipase A1-II 7-like — MAHTAAPMSSPKVGAGSIATPWQQLQGSESWKGLLPSSEHPDSLDADLRASLIAYGELAEAAYDGLNADESSWDAGSPLYGHAGLLAASGVSHPEHYRVTKFLYATCDLRVWPWKTSKSTRSVGKSMFVRPTQVARAGPWWWETNWIGYVAVATDDGMKALGRRDIVVAWRGTVQTSEKLKDAIFPYASVAEGLDLSAENKFADANVHSGFLSVYTTNNPRRNYRDSQIDIVFDTSPRDEALKEVRNLVEAYKSEEMSITVTGHSLGASLATLNAFDIVAHGINVPPASSKLIPTLPCPVTAILFASPRVGDDHFKHVFASLPQLRALHVKNENDGVTSLPTGNFYDAATASLLIDTNRSPYLRHGNLKTVRWYHNLQCYLHGLAGDQGAEKHFKLVVDRDVALVNKSTDRLKEEYPVPANWWVTTNSHYKGKGVARFKLDNFGEE, encoded by the exons ATGGCACACACCGCCGCTCCGATGTCGTCGCCCAAGGTTGGAGCCGGAAGCATCGCCACCCCATGGCAACAGCTCCAGGGTTCGGAGTCATGGAAGGGGCTCCTGCCCTCGAGCGAGCACCCGGACTCGCTGGACGCCGACCTCCGTGCCTCCCTCATCGCCTACGGCGAGCTCGCGGAGGCCGCCTACGACGGGCTCAACGCCGACGAGAGCTCGTGGGACGCTGGCTCGCCCCTTTACGGCCACGCCGGCCTGCTCGCCGCCTCCGGCGTGTCCCACCCGGAGCACTACCGCGTGACCAAGTTCCTGTACGCGACCTGCGATCTGCGGGTGTGGCCGTGGAAGACGTCGAAGTCGACCAGGTCGGTAGGCAAGTCCATGTTCGTGCGGCCAACGCAGGTGGCGCGGGCGGGGCCGTGGTGGTGGGAGACCAACTGGATCGGGtacgtggcggtggcgacggacgACGGCATGAAGGCGCTGGGCCGGCGCGACATCGTCGTGGCGTGGCGCGGCACCGTGCAGACGTCGGAGAAATTGAAAGACGCCATCTTCCCGTACGCGTCCGTGGCGGAGGGGCTGGACCTCTCGGCTGAGAACAAATTCGCCGACGCAAATGTGCACAGTGGCTTCTTGTCAGTGTACACCACAAACAACCCCCGTCGGAACTACCGCGATTCGCAGATTGACATCGTTTTCGATACCAGCCCCAGAGATGAG GCGCTCAAGGAAGTGCGGAATCTAGTGGAGGCGTACAAGAGCGAGGAGATGAGCATCACCGTCACTGGCCACAGCCTTGGCGCCTCACTCGCCACCCTCAATGCCTTCGACATAGTGGCCCACGGCATCAACGTGCCGCCCGCTTCCTCCAAGCTGATTCCGACTCTTCCGTGCCCTGTGACGGCGATCCTGTTCGCGAGCCCGCGAGTCGGGGACGACCATTTTAAGCACGTCTTTGCCTCCTTACCCCAGCTGCGGGCACTCCACGTGAAGAATGAAAATGACGGAGTGACAAGTCTCCCAACAGGGAACTTCTATGATGCGGCAACGGCTTCACTACTCATCGACACCAATAGGTCGCCCTACCTACGCCACGGAAATCTAAAGACAGTCAGGTGGTACCACAACCTCCAGTGCTACCTGCACGGCTTAGCCGGAGACCAGGGTGCTGAAAAGCACTTCAAACTGGTGGTGGACCGCGACGTGGCATTGGTGAACAAAAGTACTGACAGACTGAAAGAAGAGTACCCAGTGCCGGCGAATTGGTGGGTAACTACTAATAGCCACTACAAGGGCAAGGGCGTTGCTCGTTTTAAGTTGGACAACTTCGGGGAAGAATAA